One Candidatus Syntrophosphaera sp. DNA segment encodes these proteins:
- the rplQ gene encoding 50S ribosomal protein L17, translating into MRHRVEGRKFGREMDARRLMICNLVKSMIEHGQITTTLAKAKELRSYVERVVTYGKNDTVHSRRLAYSVLGSRTLVKKLFTEIAPAFEGRNGGYTRVIKAGFRRGDSAPMAIIQFVEESAIKPKKDHIKAKDLNK; encoded by the coding sequence ATGCGACATAGAGTTGAAGGCAGAAAATTCGGGCGGGAAATGGACGCCCGCCGGCTGATGATCTGTAACCTGGTCAAATCCATGATCGAACACGGACAGATCACCACCACCCTGGCCAAGGCAAAAGAACTCAGAAGCTATGTTGAACGCGTTGTCACTTACGGAAAGAACGACACCGTCCATTCCCGGCGCCTGGCTTACAGCGTCCTCGGCAGCAGAACCCTGGTGAAAAAACTCTTCACGGAGATCGCGCCCGCCTTTGAAGGCAGAAACGGCGGCTACACGCGCGTCATTAAAGCCGGGTTCCGCAGGGGCGATTCAGCTCCCATGGCGATCATCCAGTTCGTCGAGGAATCAGCCATTAAACCCAAGAAAGACCATATCAAGGCCAAAGACTTGAACAAATAA